A genomic segment from Luteolibacter ambystomatis encodes:
- a CDS encoding ammonium transporter, whose product MILTRFRKLSAVIAAAIAFATVPLATPAHAEEPAATPAAAASAAPAAASAEPASADDVKDIHAYFNNVAPSATGKLNGIAGPGHNAFLMICAALVLFMTLPGLALFYGGLVRSKNVLSICAQCLGIAGLVTIMWWAFGYSLIFGTNFKSPFIGGSEYFFLKDVGAAPNTTYAAWPSQSVFCMYQLMFAIITPALIIGAVAERMKFKAIMVFVALWMVVVYFPMAHMVWGGTGLMNGVWNADAKITAIDFAGGTVVHMTSGWSALILCLILGKRLGFGKDKMSPHSMVLCMVGTGMLWVGWYGFNAGSALAADGVAANAFMTTTLAAATAGFVWALIEGVHRGKPSVLGFCSGVVAGLVVITPACGFVTANGAMIIGLLAGLIPYIFVTILKGKFGYDDALDTFGVHAVGGTLGAIVTGFLASSDANANLLLPDYAGKNGLAVADAAGKLVLNKSGLITGQFIAIGITLAISIIATIVIALIVKAVVGLRPTAEEESMGLDLADHGEEGYEH is encoded by the coding sequence ATGATCCTAACAAGATTCCGAAAACTGTCGGCCGTCATCGCCGCGGCGATCGCGTTTGCAACCGTGCCGTTGGCGACTCCGGCCCACGCGGAGGAACCTGCTGCCACTCCGGCCGCCGCAGCTTCGGCAGCCCCTGCCGCCGCTTCTGCCGAACCCGCGTCCGCAGACGACGTCAAGGACATCCATGCCTACTTCAACAACGTGGCTCCCTCGGCGACCGGCAAGCTCAACGGGATTGCTGGTCCGGGCCACAATGCCTTCCTCATGATCTGCGCGGCCTTGGTGCTGTTCATGACGCTACCCGGTCTTGCGCTGTTCTATGGCGGTCTGGTGCGTAGCAAGAACGTCCTCTCCATCTGTGCCCAGTGTCTCGGCATCGCCGGTCTGGTCACCATCATGTGGTGGGCCTTCGGCTACAGCTTGATCTTCGGTACGAACTTCAAGAGCCCGTTCATCGGTGGTTCCGAATACTTCTTCCTGAAGGATGTGGGTGCCGCGCCTAACACGACCTACGCCGCCTGGCCCTCCCAGAGCGTGTTCTGCATGTATCAGCTCATGTTCGCCATCATCACTCCGGCCCTGATCATTGGCGCCGTGGCGGAGCGCATGAAGTTCAAGGCCATCATGGTGTTCGTCGCCCTCTGGATGGTCGTGGTTTACTTCCCGATGGCCCACATGGTCTGGGGTGGCACCGGCCTGATGAACGGCGTGTGGAATGCCGACGCCAAGATTACCGCGATCGACTTCGCAGGCGGCACCGTGGTTCACATGACCTCCGGTTGGTCCGCCCTCATCCTCTGCCTGATCCTCGGCAAGCGCCTGGGCTTTGGTAAGGACAAGATGTCCCCGCACAGCATGGTGCTCTGCATGGTCGGCACCGGCATGCTCTGGGTCGGCTGGTATGGCTTCAACGCCGGCTCCGCTCTTGCTGCCGATGGCGTTGCGGCCAATGCCTTCATGACCACGACCCTGGCCGCCGCCACCGCGGGCTTCGTGTGGGCCCTGATCGAAGGTGTCCACCGCGGCAAGCCGAGCGTCCTCGGATTCTGCTCGGGTGTCGTCGCCGGTCTCGTCGTGATCACCCCGGCCTGCGGTTTCGTCACTGCCAATGGTGCGATGATCATCGGCCTCCTTGCCGGTCTCATCCCCTACATCTTCGTCACCATCTTGAAGGGCAAGTTCGGCTATGACGATGCTCTCGACACCTTCGGCGTCCACGCCGTTGGCGGCACCCTCGGTGCCATCGTCACCGGCTTCCTCGCTTCCAGCGACGCGAACGCCAACCTGCTCCTGCCTGACTATGCCGGCAAGAACGGCCTCGCTGTCGCCGACGCTGCCGGCAAGCTGGTCCTGAACAAGTCCGGCCTTATCACCGGCCAGTTCATCGCCATCGGCATCACCCTGGCCATCTCCATCATCGCGACCATCGTGATCGCCCTGATCGTGAAGGCCGTCGTGGGTCTCCGCCCGACGGCGGAAGAGGAAAGCATGGGCCTCGACCTCGCCGACCACGGCGAGGAAGGCTACGAGCACTGA
- a CDS encoding type III pantothenate kinase, protein MPWLLVDNSNTRTKFALGDASGLLEWRGTLATPEISVETVAELLDGVSFDAALVGSVVPAKRVILAEVLGRHAPVHLLGPESPLGLGIDYPKPEQIGADRLANAVGVVHRHRAPAIVIDFGTAVTFDVVDASPAWVGGVIAPGLGSMSEYLTRRTALLPVVELAEPPSAIGKSTVHAMQAGAVYGYRGLVKEILAKLREELPGDPAIIATGGDAALIAAGVPEIQAVDADITLDGLRHVAAAVFR, encoded by the coding sequence ATGCCCTGGCTCCTCGTCGACAACTCCAACACCCGCACCAAGTTCGCGCTCGGGGATGCCTCCGGCTTGCTGGAATGGCGCGGCACCCTCGCCACGCCTGAGATCAGTGTGGAGACGGTGGCGGAACTGTTGGACGGCGTTTCCTTCGATGCCGCATTGGTCGGGTCCGTGGTTCCGGCAAAGCGTGTGATCCTTGCGGAAGTGCTCGGCCGCCACGCGCCCGTTCATCTGTTGGGGCCGGAAAGCCCGCTCGGTCTCGGGATCGATTATCCAAAGCCGGAGCAAATCGGCGCGGATCGTCTGGCGAACGCCGTCGGCGTGGTTCACCGCCACCGTGCCCCGGCCATCGTGATCGATTTCGGCACCGCCGTGACTTTCGATGTGGTGGATGCCTCTCCGGCGTGGGTCGGTGGCGTGATCGCTCCGGGTCTGGGCTCGATGAGCGAGTATCTCACCCGCCGCACCGCGCTGCTGCCGGTGGTGGAACTCGCGGAACCGCCATCCGCCATCGGCAAATCCACCGTCCATGCGATGCAGGCGGGAGCCGTCTATGGCTATCGCGGGCTGGTGAAGGAGATCCTCGCGAAGTTGCGGGAGGAACTTCCGGGCGATCCCGCCATCATCGCCACCGGCGGGGATGCCGCGCTCATTGCCGCCGGCGTGCCGGAGATTCAGGCGGTGGACGCGGACATCACGCTCGATGGTCTGCGCCACGTCGCCGCTGCGGTGTTCCGTTGA
- a CDS encoding ROK family protein, with translation MSDTPLAIGIDFGGTSVKTGVVFRGNVIDHAPPISTQDFDEPEDLIDAMVRVIEDLRSRHSHIAAIGVGMPGFVDFDRGVVYNLTNVRGWVEIPLKAKLEEKTGLPAVVENDANCMAYAEWKRGAGRGLKHLVCLTLGTGVGGGIIANGQMVRGARHGAGEVGQTSIDYRGRRGAYGNLGALEDYVGNNEITNTAVEAYHAAGTHKSAEDCTPAGLASAAHAGDPIALQIWDDVGEKLACTIMNCCWLLNPEAIIIGGGVARAGDLVFGPMTSHLYAQLSAPFKDHLMILPARFGNEAGMIGAAALALEQAGFPVEP, from the coding sequence ATGAGCGACACCCCCTTGGCCATCGGCATCGACTTCGGCGGCACCTCCGTGAAGACCGGTGTGGTTTTCCGCGGCAACGTCATCGACCACGCCCCGCCGATCTCCACCCAGGACTTTGACGAGCCGGAGGATCTCATCGATGCGATGGTCCGTGTGATCGAGGATCTGCGCTCCCGCCATTCGCACATCGCTGCCATCGGCGTGGGCATGCCGGGCTTCGTCGATTTCGACCGGGGTGTCGTTTACAACCTCACCAACGTCCGCGGCTGGGTGGAGATCCCGCTGAAGGCGAAGCTGGAGGAAAAGACCGGCCTGCCCGCCGTTGTCGAAAACGATGCCAACTGCATGGCCTATGCCGAGTGGAAGCGCGGCGCGGGCCGCGGTCTGAAGCACCTCGTTTGTCTCACGCTCGGTACCGGTGTCGGCGGCGGCATCATTGCGAACGGCCAGATGGTCCGCGGTGCCCGCCACGGCGCCGGGGAAGTCGGACAGACCTCCATCGACTACCGGGGCCGCCGCGGTGCTTACGGCAATCTCGGCGCGCTGGAAGATTACGTCGGAAACAACGAGATCACCAACACCGCCGTGGAGGCCTACCACGCCGCGGGTACGCACAAGTCCGCCGAGGATTGCACCCCTGCCGGCCTCGCTTCCGCCGCTCATGCGGGCGATCCCATCGCGCTCCAGATCTGGGACGACGTGGGGGAAAAGCTCGCCTGCACCATCATGAACTGCTGCTGGCTGCTCAATCCGGAAGCGATCATCATCGGCGGTGGTGTGGCACGTGCCGGAGACCTCGTCTTCGGCCCCATGACCAGCCACCTCTACGCCCAGCTTTCCGCGCCGTTCAAGGACCACCTCATGATCCTTCCGGCCCGCTTTGGCAATGAGGCCGGGATGATCGGAGCCGCCGCGCTGGCGCTTGAGCAGGCAGGGTTCCCGGTCGAGCCCTGA
- the recA gene encoding recombinase RecA — translation MPAKTVSEEPATDKLAEARRRNLDLAISSIQKEFGESAIMRMGDGHRVDVDVIPTGNLLIDRALGVGGFPRGRIIEVFGPESSGKTTLTLTAIAQAQKKGGLAAFIDVEHALDPQYARKLGVNLDDLLVSQPSSGEEALQICEALVRSNAIDVIVLDSVAALVTKQELEGEIGDSTVGTQARLMSAAMRKLTGLIAKARTVCIFTNQIREKIGVMFGNPETTPGGRALKFFASVRVDIRRIGQIKATDGTVTGNRTKIKVVKNKVAPPFTECEFDIMYAEGISSTGSLLDLALEMDIIQKRGSWFAYNGAQLAQGRDAAKEALKADEALYTELSEKVREKLDAAKK, via the coding sequence ATGCCTGCCAAGACCGTATCAGAAGAGCCTGCCACCGACAAACTTGCCGAGGCCCGCAGGCGGAACCTCGATCTCGCGATTTCCAGCATCCAGAAGGAATTCGGTGAATCCGCGATCATGCGGATGGGCGACGGCCACCGTGTGGATGTGGATGTCATCCCGACTGGGAACCTGCTGATCGACCGCGCGCTCGGCGTTGGCGGTTTCCCCCGCGGCCGCATCATTGAGGTGTTCGGCCCCGAGTCTTCCGGTAAGACCACCCTTACCCTCACCGCGATTGCCCAGGCTCAGAAGAAGGGCGGGCTGGCGGCCTTCATCGATGTCGAGCACGCGCTCGATCCCCAGTATGCCCGCAAGCTGGGTGTGAATCTGGACGATCTGCTCGTCTCCCAGCCTTCCTCCGGTGAAGAAGCCCTCCAGATCTGCGAGGCGCTCGTCCGCTCGAACGCCATTGATGTCATCGTGCTCGACTCCGTCGCCGCGCTCGTCACCAAGCAGGAACTCGAAGGCGAGATCGGCGACTCCACCGTGGGCACCCAGGCCCGCCTGATGAGCGCCGCCATGCGCAAGCTCACCGGCCTCATCGCCAAGGCCCGCACCGTCTGCATCTTCACCAACCAGATCCGCGAGAAGATCGGCGTGATGTTCGGCAATCCGGAAACCACCCCCGGCGGTCGCGCGCTCAAGTTCTTCGCCTCCGTCCGCGTGGACATCCGCCGCATCGGCCAGATCAAGGCCACCGATGGCACCGTCACCGGCAACCGTACCAAGATCAAGGTGGTGAAGAACAAGGTCGCGCCGCCCTTCACCGAGTGCGAGTTCGACATCATGTATGCGGAGGGCATCTCCTCCACCGGCTCGCTGCTCGATCTGGCCTTGGAAATGGACATCATCCAGAAGCGCGGCTCGTGGTTCGCCTACAACGGTGCCCAGCTTGCCCAGGGCCGTGATGCGGCGAAGGAAGCCCTCAAGGCCGATGAGGCCCTCTACACAGAACTTTCCGAAAAGGTCCGCGAGAAGCTCGACGCGGCCAAGAAGTAA
- a CDS encoding DUF2164 domain-containing protein → MSLKLPSSERKDVLRSLGRYFTEELDTDLGDMQAGLLLDYILKEIAPLAYNQGVEDARRFLSDKMEDLSASCFEHGLTYWDKKR, encoded by the coding sequence ATGTCTCTCAAGCTCCCTTCCTCTGAACGAAAAGACGTCCTCCGTTCCCTCGGCCGCTATTTCACCGAGGAACTTGATACTGATCTCGGCGACATGCAGGCCGGCCTCCTGCTCGACTACATCCTCAAGGAGATCGCCCCACTCGCCTACAACCAGGGAGTCGAGGACGCCCGCCGGTTTTTGTCCGACAAGATGGAGGATCTCTCCGCCTCCTGCTTTGAACACGGCCTGACGTATTGGGACAAGAAGCGCTGA